The genomic window CAAATCATAACCCTCAGGATTCGTGATCACAAAATCGACATCCATCTCCTGCATCCATTCTGCGAAAGAATTTCCTACCGCATGAGCAATCGGTTTAATGTGAGGCGCCCAAGTCAGCACCACTTTCGGTTTGCGCTGTACACTGAGCTTGTCGAAGTGCCAGTTTTCAGTAATCGTGATGCAATCTGCCAAACTTTGCAAAGGGTGACGTGTAGCCGACTCCAATGAAATAACCGGAACTTTCGCATGTTGCTCGAACTGACTTAAAATGCTTTCGTTAACATCATCTTCCTTGCTTTTCATTCCAGCAAAACAACGAACCGCGATGATGTCACAATATTGATTTAATACTTCAATGGCATCTTTGATGTGTTCAACAGTATCACCGTTCATGACGGCTCCGTCTGCAAATTCCAGATTCCAGGCTTCCTGAGCTGCATTTAACGTTAACACATTTAAGCCTAAATTTTGTGCCGCAATCTGGCTGCTTAAACGTGTTCTCAAACTTGAATTTAAAAAGACAAGTCCGATTGTTTTTCCTTTGCCTTTTTCAGTTTCCGAAAGAGGATTTTCTTTAATTTGTAAAGCTTTTTTTATAATTTCCTGTAAGTTTTTAACATCGCTTACAGAGGTGAATTTTTTCATTTTGAATTGATTTTAAAGATTTTTTATCTTACATATTTTGGCTGAATTTTTAACGCTATGATCGCAAAGTTTTTTTTAATTATACTTTCATTTAAGCCTTATCAGCTTTCTTCGCCTTTAAATTTCTTCAAGAACTATTTTCAAAGCACTGATGAATAAATCAGTTTCTTCTTTTTTAATGTTAAGTGCCGGAAGAATCCTCAACACAGCCTTATCATTGGAATTTCCTGTGAAAATATGATGATTGTATAACAGGTTGTTCCTCACTTCCGAGCAATCCCTGTCGAGCTCAACTCCAATCATCAAGCCTTTCCTTCGGATCGTTTTAATATGTGGA from Chryseobacterium wanjuense includes these protein-coding regions:
- a CDS encoding N-acetylornithine carbamoyltransferase encodes the protein MKKFTSVSDVKNLQEIIKKALQIKENPLSETEKGKGKTIGLVFLNSSLRTRLSSQIAAQNLGLNVLTLNAAQEAWNLEFADGAVMNGDTVEHIKDAIEVLNQYCDIIAVRCFAGMKSKEDDVNESILSQFEQHAKVPVISLESATRHPLQSLADCITITENWHFDKLSVQRKPKVVLTWAPHIKPIAHAVGNSFAEWMQEMDVDFVITNPEGYDLDENFTKDVKVVHNQEEALKDADFIYIKNWSSFDDYAAMPEVKENWMLTNEKLANTNQAKVMHCLPVRRNVELSDEVMDGENSIIYQQAKNRIFSAQAVFSEILDGLNSK